One Neodiprion pinetum isolate iyNeoPine1 chromosome 1, iyNeoPine1.2, whole genome shotgun sequence genomic window carries:
- the chico gene encoding insulin receptor substrate 1 isoform X3, producing MSSGRSPVSPSGGPVIKSGHLRKLKTTKKKYFVLRGEAPGFSACLEYYDSKKKFENKQLPKRSISLHSCFNINKRVDTKYRNVIALYTKDECFCLILDSEKELDDWLNSMLLLQGGDVPDGEQPRPTFEHVWQVTMQKKGLGERKNIQGPYRLCLTDRTLSLVKIGAKNNSDSIVFSLMCIRRCGYMDRIFYMEVGRSAVTGVGEFWMETEDSNIAHNMHAAILNSMSNTSSSKEEVGPRPRTRSSSANEASKPISVLQRRQTHTGQKLHGFSPSALAAAGTGVAAGHTGSTLTNANSTANRRRHSVASHPHPTSSQSNQITITTASTTSTTATTTLSHQRTLSLPLAAAVVNQSQPSKRSVLRCTTGRERCDSLPSRARTSSEGHPTVIMGHPRAAHLAPNIPRPHSMCGKGLSYSPPVSSMPISPASGACSTDSAGSSLSMDDGGESILEEGPASRYGHSLTPDEPVIMEENGDDYTIWSSGNPQHKYSPLFKSQSPSQQSSYMEMYSPCGSSPGRGGAYMPMSPATNAHSHSRASSLVEEVTTIPDGYVPMAPVGDDGYVDMDPANPNNGHFPDDMSQHGGSSCSVTSGTPSTDLRFSEYHLDKVTSYLAPGEDLQSRPTRAYSVGSRPEPANRQRKNRLEIAQQESIRVRAFSVGSRSKRPEIGRLANVIATPLPVGSDHSTSSKSNSAPLLSSSWGHNSGCSGASERMEDLMELDFTRPNALSPLSSPLSSYTQSQTHSYSTATDTSSYVDMSPGQPPVSTTASYVDMSGLNKANRNNNNNTITANHNHSHTPASSCTPKPVITTLKPVEEAEGPYLEMGGVSESWHRPDSSPKQVPSPVNDDYMQMNGPPGVTRTAPVDLPQPRRPPEGYVEMTFKPRPSPVATPEQDYININMNIGGTGRNNRRARGGSRKEKSRSQPIAIQAGSKPVKAPSFLPLNGSPTTESLASTPASPPRATPTGSSATIFPFSLNSPQSPIKPFTPQSEIGKSSMIDTSGEYAVMRPTSKLSVTNSVSLVDSSLPRKGKDVNPPNSTVKDTGHLSSSSKVSQDQSVVPVITRFAEFTICKPRLVTASPTATSPNTSVFKPVQTKPSSPKLFDDTPTPTPTPTPTPTPTPTPTPTPSPLDSEGYEKLQPGASILHYARLDLPEVDGVPPVSPIPPQEGFSYAEIDFAKLKHN from the exons GCTCCCGGATTTAGCGCGTGTTTGGAGTATTATGACAGCaagaagaaatttgagaacaaGCAGCTTCCAAAACGAAGTATATCATTGCACAGCTGTTTCAACATCAATAAGCGCGTTGACACCAAATATCGTAACGTCATTGCTCTTTATACCAAAGACGAATGCTTCTGCTTGATTCTCGACAGCGAGAAAGAACTCGACGATTGGTTAAACTCTATGCTTCTACTCCAAGGAGGAGATGTTCCTGATGGCGAACAACCTCGTCCTACCTTTG AACACGTTTGGCAGGTCACGATGCAGAAAAAGGGACTTGGAGAACGCAAAAACATTCAAGGACCATATAGACTATGTCTAACCGATCGAACATTAAGCTTGGTTAAAATCGGAGCTAAGAACAACTCAGACTCTATTGTATTTTCT CTGATGTGCATCAGGCGATGTGGCTACATGGATCGCATTTTTTACATGGAGGTGGGCAGGTCAGCGGTCACAGGGGTAGGAGAATTTTGGATGGAAACGGAAGATAGCAACATTGCGCATAATATGCATGCAGCTATTTTAAACTCTATGAGCAACACTAGTAGTAGTAAAGAGGAAGTTGGGCCACGACCGAGAACACGCAGTTCCTCTGCGAATGAAGCTAGCAAGCCAATATCTGTACTTCAACGTCGCCAAACTCACACTGGGCAAAAACTGCATGGCTTTTCTCCATCAG CGCTTGCTGCTGCTGGGACTGGGGTTGCTGCAGGACATACCGGGAGTACCTTGACTAACGCCAACAGCACCGCGAATAGACGTCGTCACTCAGTTGCCAGTCATCCTCACCCTACCTCCTCTCAATCTAATCAAATCACAATCACCACTGCCTCGACCACATCTACAACAGCTACCACCACATTATCCCATCAGAGAACCTTGTCGCTGCCCCTAGCCGCTGCTGTTGTCAATCAATCGCAACCATCTAAAAGATCCGTTTTACGCT GTACAACAGGGCGTGAACGATGTGACAGTCTTCCGTCAAGAGCACGTACGTCAAGCGAGGGTCATCCTACAGTTATAATGGGTCATCCAAGAGCAGCTCACCTTGCACCCAATATACCACGACCTCATTCTATGTGTGGTAAAGGATTGTCCTATTCTCCACCAGTTTCTTCTATGCCAATAAGCCCTGCATCTGGGGCTTGTTCCACTGATTCTGCGGGCTCTTCACTTTCTATGGATGACGGAGGAGAAAGCATTTTGGAGGAAGGGCCAGCCTCAAGATATGGTCATTCACTGACGCCTGATGAACCGGTTATTATGGAGGAAAATGGTGATGACTATACTATCTGGTCGTCTGGAAATCCTCAACATAAATATTCACCTCTGTTCAAGTCTCAGTCACCTTCTCAG CAGAGTTCTTACATGGAGATGTATAGTCCTTGTGGCTCGAGTCCTGGCAGGGGGGGAGCTTATATGCCTATGAGTCCTGCGACCAATGCACACTCACATTCTCGAGCCTCATCCCTCGTAGAGGAAGTTACTACAATACCTGATGGCTATGTACCTATGGCACCTGTTGGCGACGATGGTTATGTTGATATGGATCCTGCCAATCCAAACAATGGTCATTTTCCTGATGATATGTCTCAACATGGAGGCAGCAGTTGTTCAGTCACATCTGGGACTCCCAGTACAGATTTAAGGTTCTCTGAGTATCACTTGGACAAGGTGACCAGCTATCTTGCACCTGGTGAGGACTTACAGTCCAGGCCCACCAGAGCGTACTCTGTGGGGTCTCGACCAGAACCTGCCAACAGACAACGCAAGAATCG ACTGGAAATAGCGCAACAAGAGTCCATTAGGGTTCGAGCATTTTCGGTAGGAAGTCGCTCAAAGAGACCTGAGATTGGGAGGTTAGCAAACGTGATTGCTACTCCTTTGCCTGTTGGTTCGGATCACTCTACTTCAAGCAAGTCTAACTCCGCCCCACTGTTGTCCAGTTCCTGGGGTCACAACTCTGGTTGCTCAGGGGCATCAGAGCGCATGGAGGACCTTATGGAATTGGATTTTACAAGGCCTAATGCTCTGTCACCTCTAtcttctcctctctcctcGTATACCCAGTCCCAAACGCATTCATATTCCACTGCCACTGACACCAGTTCCTATGTCGACATGTCGCCTGGACAACCACCTGTATCTACTACTGCCTCCTACGTAGATATGAGTGGTCTAAACAAG GCGAAcagaaacaataataacaataccaTCACTGCCAATCACAATCACAGTCATACACCAGCATCCTCTTGCACCCCCAAACCAGTGATAACAACACTCAAGCCAGTAGAAGAGGCTGAAGGGCCTTATCTAGAGATGGGAGGTGTGAGTGAAAGCTGGCACAGACCTGATTCAAGTCCTAAACAAGTTCCATCTCCTGTCAACGATGACTACATGCAAATGAACGGACCTCCAG GGGTAACGAGAACGGCACCTGTCGATTTGCCGCAACCTAGACGCCCACCGGAAGGCTATGTAGAGATGACGTTTAAACCGAGACCGAGCCCCGTCGCTACACCTGAGCAAGACTATATTAATATCAATATGAATATCGGTGGAACTGGTCGTAATAATCGCAGGGCAAGAGGCGGTAGTCGGAAGGAGAAGTCTCGTTCTCAACCGATTGCGATTCAGGCCGGAAGTAAGCCAGTAAAAGCACCAAGTTTTTTACCCCTAAATGGGAGTCCGACAACCGAAAGCTTGGCAAGCACTCCTGCCTCGCCGCCTCGGGCTACTCCTACCGGTTCTTCTGCGACgatatttccattttctttaaaCAGCCCGCAGTCGCCGATAAAACCGTTCACTCCCCAATCCGAGATCGGGAAATCTTCAATGATCGATACGAGTGGTGAATACGCGGTAATGCGACCCACTAGCAAGCTCTCTGTAACAAACTCTGTTTCACTTGTGGATAGTTCGTTGCCTAGAAAAGGCAAAGATGTGAATCCACCCAATTCAACGGTCAAAGATACTGGCCACTTATCATCATCTTCAAAAGTTTCTCAAGACCAATCGGTGGTCCCTGTAATAACACGGTTCGCTGAGTTTACGATCTGTAAACCACGACTAGTTACTGCCTCTCCGACTGCTACAAGTCCTAATACCTCTGTGTTCAAACCAGTGCAAACTAAACCGTCGTCTCCTAAGTTATTTGACGATACTCCTACCCCGACACCCACACCAACTCCAACCCCCACACCAACTCCAACTCCTACACCCACCCCTTCTCCTCTCGACAGTGAAggatatgaaaaattacaacCAGGTGCTAGTATTCTGCACTACGCTAGGTTGGACCTCCCGGAAGTGGACGGGGTGCCACCAGTTTCCCCTATACCACCCCAGGAGGGTTTCAGCTATGCAGAAATTGActttgcaaagctgaaacacAACTGA
- the chico gene encoding insulin receptor substrate 1 isoform X4: protein MSSGRSPVSPSGGPVIKSGHLRKLKTTKKKYFVLRGEAPGFSACLEYYDSKKKFENKQLPKRSISLHSCFNINKRVDTKYRNVIALYTKDECFCLILDSEKELDDWLNSMLLLQGGDVPDGEQPRPTFEHVWQVTMQKKGLGERKNIQGPYRLCLTDRTLSLVKIGAKNNSDSIVFSLMCIRRCGYMDRIFYMEVGRSAVTGVGEFWMETEDSNIAHNMHAAILNSMSNTSSSKEEVGPRPRTRSSSANEASKPISVLQRRQTHTGQKLHGFSPSEEQKTCKEQVDPLRELNNPASAPSQSSHSQSISSSNTLTGTTGRERCDSLPSRARTSSEGHPTVIMGHPRAAHLAPNIPRPHSMCGKGLSYSPPVSSMPISPASGACSTDSAGSSLSMDDGGESILEEGPASRYGHSLTPDEPVIMEENGDDYTIWSSGNPQHKYSPLFKSQSPSQQSSYMEMYSPCGSSPGRGGAYMPMSPATNAHSHSRASSLVEEVTTIPDGYVPMAPVGDDGYVDMDPANPNNGHFPDDMSQHGGSSCSVTSGTPSTDLRFSEYHLDKVTSYLAPGEDLQSRPTRAYSVGSRPEPANRQRKNRLEIAQQESIRVRAFSVGSRSKRPEIGRLANVIATPLPVGSDHSTSSKSNSAPLLSSSWGHNSGCSGASERMEDLMELDFTRPNALSPLSSPLSSYTQSQTHSYSTATDTSSYVDMSPGQPPVSTTASYVDMSGLNKANRNNNNNTITANHNHSHTPASSCTPKPVITTLKPVEEAEGPYLEMGGVSESWHRPDSSPKQVPSPVNDDYMQMNGPPGVTRTAPVDLPQPRRPPEGYVEMTFKPRPSPVATPEQDYININMNIGGTGRNNRRARGGSRKEKSRSQPIAIQAGSKPVKAPSFLPLNGSPTTESLASTPASPPRATPTGSSATIFPFSLNSPQSPIKPFTPQSEIGKSSMIDTSGEYAVMRPTSKLSVTNSVSLVDSSLPRKGKDVNPPNSTVKDTGHLSSSSKVSQDQSVVPVITRFAEFTICKPRLVTASPTATSPNTSVFKPVQTKPSSPKLFDDTPTPTPTPTPTPTPTPTPTPTPSPLDSEGYEKLQPGASILHYARLDLPEVDGVPPVSPIPPQEGFSYAEIDFAKLKHN from the exons GCTCCCGGATTTAGCGCGTGTTTGGAGTATTATGACAGCaagaagaaatttgagaacaaGCAGCTTCCAAAACGAAGTATATCATTGCACAGCTGTTTCAACATCAATAAGCGCGTTGACACCAAATATCGTAACGTCATTGCTCTTTATACCAAAGACGAATGCTTCTGCTTGATTCTCGACAGCGAGAAAGAACTCGACGATTGGTTAAACTCTATGCTTCTACTCCAAGGAGGAGATGTTCCTGATGGCGAACAACCTCGTCCTACCTTTG AACACGTTTGGCAGGTCACGATGCAGAAAAAGGGACTTGGAGAACGCAAAAACATTCAAGGACCATATAGACTATGTCTAACCGATCGAACATTAAGCTTGGTTAAAATCGGAGCTAAGAACAACTCAGACTCTATTGTATTTTCT CTGATGTGCATCAGGCGATGTGGCTACATGGATCGCATTTTTTACATGGAGGTGGGCAGGTCAGCGGTCACAGGGGTAGGAGAATTTTGGATGGAAACGGAAGATAGCAACATTGCGCATAATATGCATGCAGCTATTTTAAACTCTATGAGCAACACTAGTAGTAGTAAAGAGGAAGTTGGGCCACGACCGAGAACACGCAGTTCCTCTGCGAATGAAGCTAGCAAGCCAATATCTGTACTTCAACGTCGCCAAACTCACACTGGGCAAAAACTGCATGGCTTTTCTCCATCAG AGGAACAGAAGACTTGCAAGGAACAAGTGGATCCGTTGAGGGAGCTGAACAACCCTGCATCTGCTCCTTCACAGAGTAGTCATTCACAGAGTATCTCCTCTTCCAATACACTCACGG GTACAACAGGGCGTGAACGATGTGACAGTCTTCCGTCAAGAGCACGTACGTCAAGCGAGGGTCATCCTACAGTTATAATGGGTCATCCAAGAGCAGCTCACCTTGCACCCAATATACCACGACCTCATTCTATGTGTGGTAAAGGATTGTCCTATTCTCCACCAGTTTCTTCTATGCCAATAAGCCCTGCATCTGGGGCTTGTTCCACTGATTCTGCGGGCTCTTCACTTTCTATGGATGACGGAGGAGAAAGCATTTTGGAGGAAGGGCCAGCCTCAAGATATGGTCATTCACTGACGCCTGATGAACCGGTTATTATGGAGGAAAATGGTGATGACTATACTATCTGGTCGTCTGGAAATCCTCAACATAAATATTCACCTCTGTTCAAGTCTCAGTCACCTTCTCAG CAGAGTTCTTACATGGAGATGTATAGTCCTTGTGGCTCGAGTCCTGGCAGGGGGGGAGCTTATATGCCTATGAGTCCTGCGACCAATGCACACTCACATTCTCGAGCCTCATCCCTCGTAGAGGAAGTTACTACAATACCTGATGGCTATGTACCTATGGCACCTGTTGGCGACGATGGTTATGTTGATATGGATCCTGCCAATCCAAACAATGGTCATTTTCCTGATGATATGTCTCAACATGGAGGCAGCAGTTGTTCAGTCACATCTGGGACTCCCAGTACAGATTTAAGGTTCTCTGAGTATCACTTGGACAAGGTGACCAGCTATCTTGCACCTGGTGAGGACTTACAGTCCAGGCCCACCAGAGCGTACTCTGTGGGGTCTCGACCAGAACCTGCCAACAGACAACGCAAGAATCG ACTGGAAATAGCGCAACAAGAGTCCATTAGGGTTCGAGCATTTTCGGTAGGAAGTCGCTCAAAGAGACCTGAGATTGGGAGGTTAGCAAACGTGATTGCTACTCCTTTGCCTGTTGGTTCGGATCACTCTACTTCAAGCAAGTCTAACTCCGCCCCACTGTTGTCCAGTTCCTGGGGTCACAACTCTGGTTGCTCAGGGGCATCAGAGCGCATGGAGGACCTTATGGAATTGGATTTTACAAGGCCTAATGCTCTGTCACCTCTAtcttctcctctctcctcGTATACCCAGTCCCAAACGCATTCATATTCCACTGCCACTGACACCAGTTCCTATGTCGACATGTCGCCTGGACAACCACCTGTATCTACTACTGCCTCCTACGTAGATATGAGTGGTCTAAACAAG GCGAAcagaaacaataataacaataccaTCACTGCCAATCACAATCACAGTCATACACCAGCATCCTCTTGCACCCCCAAACCAGTGATAACAACACTCAAGCCAGTAGAAGAGGCTGAAGGGCCTTATCTAGAGATGGGAGGTGTGAGTGAAAGCTGGCACAGACCTGATTCAAGTCCTAAACAAGTTCCATCTCCTGTCAACGATGACTACATGCAAATGAACGGACCTCCAG GGGTAACGAGAACGGCACCTGTCGATTTGCCGCAACCTAGACGCCCACCGGAAGGCTATGTAGAGATGACGTTTAAACCGAGACCGAGCCCCGTCGCTACACCTGAGCAAGACTATATTAATATCAATATGAATATCGGTGGAACTGGTCGTAATAATCGCAGGGCAAGAGGCGGTAGTCGGAAGGAGAAGTCTCGTTCTCAACCGATTGCGATTCAGGCCGGAAGTAAGCCAGTAAAAGCACCAAGTTTTTTACCCCTAAATGGGAGTCCGACAACCGAAAGCTTGGCAAGCACTCCTGCCTCGCCGCCTCGGGCTACTCCTACCGGTTCTTCTGCGACgatatttccattttctttaaaCAGCCCGCAGTCGCCGATAAAACCGTTCACTCCCCAATCCGAGATCGGGAAATCTTCAATGATCGATACGAGTGGTGAATACGCGGTAATGCGACCCACTAGCAAGCTCTCTGTAACAAACTCTGTTTCACTTGTGGATAGTTCGTTGCCTAGAAAAGGCAAAGATGTGAATCCACCCAATTCAACGGTCAAAGATACTGGCCACTTATCATCATCTTCAAAAGTTTCTCAAGACCAATCGGTGGTCCCTGTAATAACACGGTTCGCTGAGTTTACGATCTGTAAACCACGACTAGTTACTGCCTCTCCGACTGCTACAAGTCCTAATACCTCTGTGTTCAAACCAGTGCAAACTAAACCGTCGTCTCCTAAGTTATTTGACGATACTCCTACCCCGACACCCACACCAACTCCAACCCCCACACCAACTCCAACTCCTACACCCACCCCTTCTCCTCTCGACAGTGAAggatatgaaaaattacaacCAGGTGCTAGTATTCTGCACTACGCTAGGTTGGACCTCCCGGAAGTGGACGGGGTGCCACCAGTTTCCCCTATACCACCCCAGGAGGGTTTCAGCTATGCAGAAATTGActttgcaaagctgaaacacAACTGA
- the chico gene encoding insulin receptor substrate 1 isoform X5, with protein sequence MSSGRSPVSPSGGPVIKSGHLRKLKTTKKKYFVLRGEAPGFSACLEYYDSKKKFENKQLPKRSISLHSCFNINKRVDTKYRNVIALYTKDECFCLILDSEKELDDWLNSMLLLQGGDVPDGEQPRPTFEHVWQVTMQKKGLGERKNIQGPYRLCLTDRTLSLVKIGAKNNSDSIVFSLMCIRRCGYMDRIFYMEVGRSAVTGVGEFWMETEDSNIAHNMHAAILNSMSNTSSSKEEVGPRPRTRSSSANEASKPISVLQRRQTHTGQKLHGFSPSGTTGRERCDSLPSRARTSSEGHPTVIMGHPRAAHLAPNIPRPHSMCGKGLSYSPPVSSMPISPASGACSTDSAGSSLSMDDGGESILEEGPASRYGHSLTPDEPVIMEENGDDYTIWSSGNPQHKYSPLFKSQSPSQQSSYMEMYSPCGSSPGRGGAYMPMSPATNAHSHSRASSLVEEVTTIPDGYVPMAPVGDDGYVDMDPANPNNGHFPDDMSQHGGSSCSVTSGTPSTDLRFSEYHLDKVTSYLAPGEDLQSRPTRAYSVGSRPEPANRQRKNRLEIAQQESIRVRAFSVGSRSKRPEIGRLANVIATPLPVGSDHSTSSKSNSAPLLSSSWGHNSGCSGASERMEDLMELDFTRPNALSPLSSPLSSYTQSQTHSYSTATDTSSYVDMSPGQPPVSTTASYVDMSGLNKANRNNNNNTITANHNHSHTPASSCTPKPVITTLKPVEEAEGPYLEMGGVSESWHRPDSSPKQVPSPVNDDYMQMNGPPGVTRTAPVDLPQPRRPPEGYVEMTFKPRPSPVATPEQDYININMNIGGTGRNNRRARGGSRKEKSRSQPIAIQAGSKPVKAPSFLPLNGSPTTESLASTPASPPRATPTGSSATIFPFSLNSPQSPIKPFTPQSEIGKSSMIDTSGEYAVMRPTSKLSVTNSVSLVDSSLPRKGKDVNPPNSTVKDTGHLSSSSKVSQDQSVVPVITRFAEFTICKPRLVTASPTATSPNTSVFKPVQTKPSSPKLFDDTPTPTPTPTPTPTPTPTPTPTPSPLDSEGYEKLQPGASILHYARLDLPEVDGVPPVSPIPPQEGFSYAEIDFAKLKHN encoded by the exons GCTCCCGGATTTAGCGCGTGTTTGGAGTATTATGACAGCaagaagaaatttgagaacaaGCAGCTTCCAAAACGAAGTATATCATTGCACAGCTGTTTCAACATCAATAAGCGCGTTGACACCAAATATCGTAACGTCATTGCTCTTTATACCAAAGACGAATGCTTCTGCTTGATTCTCGACAGCGAGAAAGAACTCGACGATTGGTTAAACTCTATGCTTCTACTCCAAGGAGGAGATGTTCCTGATGGCGAACAACCTCGTCCTACCTTTG AACACGTTTGGCAGGTCACGATGCAGAAAAAGGGACTTGGAGAACGCAAAAACATTCAAGGACCATATAGACTATGTCTAACCGATCGAACATTAAGCTTGGTTAAAATCGGAGCTAAGAACAACTCAGACTCTATTGTATTTTCT CTGATGTGCATCAGGCGATGTGGCTACATGGATCGCATTTTTTACATGGAGGTGGGCAGGTCAGCGGTCACAGGGGTAGGAGAATTTTGGATGGAAACGGAAGATAGCAACATTGCGCATAATATGCATGCAGCTATTTTAAACTCTATGAGCAACACTAGTAGTAGTAAAGAGGAAGTTGGGCCACGACCGAGAACACGCAGTTCCTCTGCGAATGAAGCTAGCAAGCCAATATCTGTACTTCAACGTCGCCAAACTCACACTGGGCAAAAACTGCATGGCTTTTCTCCATCAG GTACAACAGGGCGTGAACGATGTGACAGTCTTCCGTCAAGAGCACGTACGTCAAGCGAGGGTCATCCTACAGTTATAATGGGTCATCCAAGAGCAGCTCACCTTGCACCCAATATACCACGACCTCATTCTATGTGTGGTAAAGGATTGTCCTATTCTCCACCAGTTTCTTCTATGCCAATAAGCCCTGCATCTGGGGCTTGTTCCACTGATTCTGCGGGCTCTTCACTTTCTATGGATGACGGAGGAGAAAGCATTTTGGAGGAAGGGCCAGCCTCAAGATATGGTCATTCACTGACGCCTGATGAACCGGTTATTATGGAGGAAAATGGTGATGACTATACTATCTGGTCGTCTGGAAATCCTCAACATAAATATTCACCTCTGTTCAAGTCTCAGTCACCTTCTCAG CAGAGTTCTTACATGGAGATGTATAGTCCTTGTGGCTCGAGTCCTGGCAGGGGGGGAGCTTATATGCCTATGAGTCCTGCGACCAATGCACACTCACATTCTCGAGCCTCATCCCTCGTAGAGGAAGTTACTACAATACCTGATGGCTATGTACCTATGGCACCTGTTGGCGACGATGGTTATGTTGATATGGATCCTGCCAATCCAAACAATGGTCATTTTCCTGATGATATGTCTCAACATGGAGGCAGCAGTTGTTCAGTCACATCTGGGACTCCCAGTACAGATTTAAGGTTCTCTGAGTATCACTTGGACAAGGTGACCAGCTATCTTGCACCTGGTGAGGACTTACAGTCCAGGCCCACCAGAGCGTACTCTGTGGGGTCTCGACCAGAACCTGCCAACAGACAACGCAAGAATCG ACTGGAAATAGCGCAACAAGAGTCCATTAGGGTTCGAGCATTTTCGGTAGGAAGTCGCTCAAAGAGACCTGAGATTGGGAGGTTAGCAAACGTGATTGCTACTCCTTTGCCTGTTGGTTCGGATCACTCTACTTCAAGCAAGTCTAACTCCGCCCCACTGTTGTCCAGTTCCTGGGGTCACAACTCTGGTTGCTCAGGGGCATCAGAGCGCATGGAGGACCTTATGGAATTGGATTTTACAAGGCCTAATGCTCTGTCACCTCTAtcttctcctctctcctcGTATACCCAGTCCCAAACGCATTCATATTCCACTGCCACTGACACCAGTTCCTATGTCGACATGTCGCCTGGACAACCACCTGTATCTACTACTGCCTCCTACGTAGATATGAGTGGTCTAAACAAG GCGAAcagaaacaataataacaataccaTCACTGCCAATCACAATCACAGTCATACACCAGCATCCTCTTGCACCCCCAAACCAGTGATAACAACACTCAAGCCAGTAGAAGAGGCTGAAGGGCCTTATCTAGAGATGGGAGGTGTGAGTGAAAGCTGGCACAGACCTGATTCAAGTCCTAAACAAGTTCCATCTCCTGTCAACGATGACTACATGCAAATGAACGGACCTCCAG GGGTAACGAGAACGGCACCTGTCGATTTGCCGCAACCTAGACGCCCACCGGAAGGCTATGTAGAGATGACGTTTAAACCGAGACCGAGCCCCGTCGCTACACCTGAGCAAGACTATATTAATATCAATATGAATATCGGTGGAACTGGTCGTAATAATCGCAGGGCAAGAGGCGGTAGTCGGAAGGAGAAGTCTCGTTCTCAACCGATTGCGATTCAGGCCGGAAGTAAGCCAGTAAAAGCACCAAGTTTTTTACCCCTAAATGGGAGTCCGACAACCGAAAGCTTGGCAAGCACTCCTGCCTCGCCGCCTCGGGCTACTCCTACCGGTTCTTCTGCGACgatatttccattttctttaaaCAGCCCGCAGTCGCCGATAAAACCGTTCACTCCCCAATCCGAGATCGGGAAATCTTCAATGATCGATACGAGTGGTGAATACGCGGTAATGCGACCCACTAGCAAGCTCTCTGTAACAAACTCTGTTTCACTTGTGGATAGTTCGTTGCCTAGAAAAGGCAAAGATGTGAATCCACCCAATTCAACGGTCAAAGATACTGGCCACTTATCATCATCTTCAAAAGTTTCTCAAGACCAATCGGTGGTCCCTGTAATAACACGGTTCGCTGAGTTTACGATCTGTAAACCACGACTAGTTACTGCCTCTCCGACTGCTACAAGTCCTAATACCTCTGTGTTCAAACCAGTGCAAACTAAACCGTCGTCTCCTAAGTTATTTGACGATACTCCTACCCCGACACCCACACCAACTCCAACCCCCACACCAACTCCAACTCCTACACCCACCCCTTCTCCTCTCGACAGTGAAggatatgaaaaattacaacCAGGTGCTAGTATTCTGCACTACGCTAGGTTGGACCTCCCGGAAGTGGACGGGGTGCCACCAGTTTCCCCTATACCACCCCAGGAGGGTTTCAGCTATGCAGAAATTGActttgcaaagctgaaacacAACTGA